In the genome of Candidatus Pristimantibacillus lignocellulolyticus, the window GGAATAAACCAGGCGTATTCAATATCGAAGAGTTCGATCCAGATCCATTCATGGAAGAACTGAACAAATGGGGCCTTCCATGGGTAGAAGACTTTAATCCTGTTCTAGTTGATGCATTGCCTGAGGAAGCTAAAAAGCCGGAGTTGGTTCGCTAACATGAGGTTCGAGGAATTACCGACACCCTGTTTTGTAGTAGATGAAGCACTCATCGAAAAAAACCTTAATATTCTAAGCGGAGTTATAGAGCGTACTGGAGCCAAAATTTTGCTTGCGCAAAAAGCTTTTTCCATGACTGCTATGTATCCGCTCATTGGAAAATATTTAAGCGGTACAACTGCGAGTGGTTTATTCGAAGCACGTCTAGGTCACGAGGAAATGGGCAAAGAAAATCACGTCTTTGCTCCTGCCTATCGTGAAGATGAAATTGAAGAAATTATTGCAATTTGTGATCATATCATCTTTAATTCTTTCTCCCAGCTGGAAAAGTATAAAGCTAAAGCTCTTGCTGCTGGTAGAAAAATAGGAGTTCGTATCAATCCAGAATGTTCGACACAAGAGGGGCATGAAATCTATGATCCTTGTGCGATCGGTTCAAGATTTGGCGTGAAGCTAGAGGATTTCCGTCCGGATCTACTTGATGGCGTTTCGGGATTGCACTTCCATACCCTTTGCCAACAGAACTCGGATGATTTGGAGACTACGCTTAATGCAGTCGAAGACAGATTCGGACCATGGTTATCTCAAATGGAATGGATCAACTTCGGTGGCGGTCATCATATCACTAGAGAAGACTATGATATCCCGAGACTTGAAGCTTGTATTGCACGAATGCAGCAAAAATACGACTTGGAAGTCTATCTTGAACCTGGAGAAGCCATCGCGCTTAATGCAGGTTATATGGTTACATCCGTTCTGGATATGAATAAGAACGGTATCGAAATCGCTATCGTGGATACATCGGCAACATGTCATATGCCAGATGTTCTCGAAATGCCTTATCGTCCGCCGCTGTTCGGTTCAGGCGAAGCTGGCGAGAAACCTTACACTTATCGACTTGGCGGTCCGACTTGTCTTACGGGCGATGTAATCGGAGACTACTCCTTCGATCAGCCGTTACAGATCGGTGACCGATTAGTATTTGGAGATATGGCGATTTACTCCATGGTGAAAACAAATACCTTCAACGGTATGCCACTGCCTGCTATTGCGTTGCAGGATAAAGACGGAAATTGCCGTGTCGTTCGTGAGTTCGGCTATGAAGATTTCAAGATGCGACTAGCATAATATATTAGTAAAGCCTTAACCCTACCTATTGGTAGGGTTAAGGCTTTTTTAGTAATGTTTTTGGGCTCAATTTAATCATGGAATCAACTGAGGTGTAGTCTAAGAATCTTAATATTTATGTGAAATACTCAATAGTAGATTGAGGGAAATAGTGGTTAATATAACCGCCAAGTGTTTCTTTAATATCTTCCTGCTCTTGGTCTGTATAAACATATTTTCCAATTCCATATCGTCCCCATTTCCATTTCCTTTTAGTTTCATCAAGCTCCAGTTTTGTCATCGGATAATTCTTCTCTATAACATTCTTCGCTGGTTTAGTAAATCGATGTTGAATTAATTCGAAGGTTAAATCTTTCTTCGCAGAATCGGAAAGTACCGATTCTAACCTCTCGAACATGACCTTATATCCCTCTTTCCATCCTTCGTGCAAATAGATTGGAGCAATTATGAAACCTAAAGGATATCCCGCCTCCCCCACTTTCCTAGCAGCTTCCATCCTCTCAGATTGTCTAGATGTCCCCGGTTCAAAATTTTTTATTATATAGTCGTCATTCATACTGAAGCGAAATCGTGTGCGACCATTATGCTTGGCATCAAGTAAATGATCAACATGAGCAAATTTGGTTACAAAACGTAATCGTCCTAATTCAGATTCGCCAAAAAATTCAATAGCCCTCTTTAGAGAATGTGTTAAATGATCAATACCAACGATATCTGACGTACAGGATGCTTCAAACCGTGTTATTTCTGGAGCTCTCTCCTTCATATATTGATTGGCGGCTTCAAAGATGTCATCAAGATTAACATATGTACGGATATACGGCTTACTACCCATAGTAGTTTGTAAATAACAATAATGACAATGACCCATACACCCCGTTGCAAATGGAATTGCATACTCTGCAGATGGTTTTGACGTATCAAATTTTAAAGTTTTTCTAACCCCAACGACTAGAGTTGACTTAGCATTTCTATATTTTTGAAAATCGTTGTCTCCAGGCAGGTTTCGTATTTGGTTATGTGAGGTAGTCTCTCTAATTTCAATCCCCATATTATCAAATTTTGTTATTAATTCTCTTCCTAAAGGATATTCTAGTGCTCTTGGTTCGACATAAACAAGTTGAGGTACGAAAGGCTTAACCATAATAACCCTCCATATCAGTAAACCCAAAAGAGTCTCTGTAGGCCTCTTCAGCCTCACTTGCTGATTGATATATGGCAAATTCATCGTTTAATGGATAGTATGTCTCATAAATAAATAGTGAAAGATTACCGGGAGAATTAGGATCCATCACAACTGCAGCTTCCTGAACATTAGCTACTCCCTGAACATGAGGGTTTCGAATAATTACATACACGATTTGTCCCGGCTGAATTACGTTTAACATTTTACCAACCCCATCCTTATGTTTTTGTTAGTATGACATGGAATTGTGTAGAATATCCTAACCTATAAAGATAATTTTATGTTAATGAAATGTAGCACGTTACAGCCACAATATTGTCATCCAATAACATATTCGAAAGCTATTGTTAGAAACTATAATCTTCATCATCATTAAGTTTGTGTCAGTCTCATCTGGATTCATTAAGTTTTTTTACTTCCATTTCCTTCTTACTAAACTGATACGTCACAATAACATCTTCAATAATTGCAGTATCTTCGTATGCAAGGGAACCCTCAAACTGTAAAGTATCATTGTCAGTCCACACTATGTCATTGACATAGCTATAATTCTCATGATCTATGCGAATCCATGTATCAAATTCTTTTTGTGCACCATAATTAACTCTTGCTGATTCTACTAATTCTGGACTTGTCATTCTATCTTCAACATTAATAATATCAATAAAGTCGCTTTTATTAGAGTTCATAACTACTGCAATGAGTTTTCGATCTGGTGAAGGAATTATTTTTCTAATATACATGGCTGTTCTGGAATAGTGAAAATACTCTTCAAGCACATTGTCTTTTATTCTCCATAGAACATTCTGACTTCCATAATCTGAATAGTTGTTAAACAACGTAAAGACGATACTACCATCTGCTAGCTTAACAATATAAGGACTTTCGTATGTTTTTGAAAGAATATCTACGGCAAAAGCTGCTGCATCTGCAATTTTTTGATTTTCACTTTCCACAAATGGCTGAATTTCTATTAATGCTTTTACTCTCAAACTTTCATCATTAAAACTTTCAACTAGACGATTAATTGCAATATAAACATATTCATTGTTGTCACTTTTTAAAGCTTTCAAAAATTTATCCGCATCATAATGAGTGACAGGTTGTAACTCCATGCTTTCAGCTGTTAAATAACGTATATATGGCTCAGTGTTTTGATTCTTAATATAGTCTGTTGCTAACAGAACAGTAGCAGTAGAACTATATAGAACAAGACATGCAACCAAAACAATCCACTTTTTTGAGAAGCTTTTTTTCCTATTTTCTATTCCACTATGCCCGGCAGAATCAATTAAGTTTTCATTAATTAACCCAATTTCCCGATATAAATCTTCACTTTTCATAAGTTAATCCCCTCTTTGAGTAGATAATCTCTAAGTTTATTTCTTGTTCGAAATAATGTTGATTTCACTTTACTATTACTCATATTGAACATTTTAGAAATATTCTTTATGGAATCAGAGTACCAATACCTCCTAATAAATAAATTTCTTGTTTGCTCATCTATCGTATATAAAAAGTGATTAATTAAGTGGGCAATCTCTCCAGCTTCATACTCTGTTTCTACAGTATTAGGAGAAGCTAAACATTCTTCTAATTCAGTTAGAATAACTTCAAACTCACGATTACGCTTTTTCGCTGTATTATAACCATATTTATCAAGTGCAATATTACGTGCGATTCTCCCTAGAAATACAGAGAACTTCCTAGGCATATTAGGTGGTATTGCATTCCATGCTGCTAAATATGTATCGTTCTCACACTCTTCAATATCTGAATAATTGGAAAGTATGTTTCTTGCAATTGCTTTGCAGTACGCCCCATATTTGTTTTTAGTTTCTAAAAGCGCTTGCTGCGAACGCTGCAAGTATAGATGAACTATTCCTTGGTCTTCCATTCGCTATTCTCCTTTGGCAAATCTTATCTCTTTATCATCTCATGGTTCATTGAATATGATCTTATCTATATAGTAGAAAGTTCGCAAGATTGGTTGCACTTGCAGTATGAATTTTACTACATGTTGCGATTACTAGTTTTTTATGTTCTAATCGGTTTTATTTCGTGGACGATTGTTTTGTTAGTATCGTTGACTCCTCAATTTAAGATATAGATCCCTTTTAATACAAAAAAAGACTGTAGGAAAACTAATCTTCACTAGTTTCCTACAGTCTGAAGCTCTTAATAAAATTTATATCTATGATTTCAATGTTTCTAGTAATCTAGCAATAACTGTTGCAAATTCTGCTCTAGTAATATCTTTTTCAGGCTTAAATGTGCTGTCTGCGTACCCTGTAATAATTTTATTGGATGCGAGTGCATCAATATACTCATAGAACCAGGCATTTCCATTGACGTCTTTGAATGACGTATTCCCAGTACCTGTTAACTTAAAGGCTCTAGTGATTAGTGCCGCTAATTCACCACGACTCATTTTCTCATCTGGTCGGAATGACCCATCACTATATCCATTCATCAAGCCTGATTGAGCAGCTGCACCAATATACGTATTAGCCCAGTGATTTGAAGTTACATCTGTAAAGCTACTTACTTGTCCTTCTAGTCCCAAGTAAGTTGTAATTACTTTAATCGCTTCAGCGCGAGTCAAACCTGAATCTGGACGGAATGTTCCATCTGAATAACCGTTTAGTAATCCCTCAGTAATAAGAACGTCAATGCTTGCTTTAGCCCAATGATCAGTTGTATCTACAAAACTAACAACTTCCGGCTTATCTGTTGGGACTGGTGTTGGTGTTGGTGTTGGTGTTGGTGTTGGAGGGGTTACTCCTCCATTATCTGTGCCTGGACCTGAAACGTATCGAAGTGCAGGAACAAATGTTGAATGTAATCTAGCTTGACTTTGTTGCTCTAGAGCATAGCCCATACCCAAAATTTTTGCATCATCCCAAGCTCTACCAACAAGTTGCATAGAAATTGAATATCCACTAGCGTTCGTCCCTACTGGTACAACTACGGTAGGTAGTCCAACATTAGACGTTAGTACACCCGTTCCACGGTCAGAACTTAATTGTGAAGCAGCTGCGTCATTGTTATATACGTCACTAATAAATCCTGCGTAAACAACAGCATCCACGCCATTCTCGTCCATCCATCCTTTAATAACATCCTTATAGTCAGTTCTATACTTAATATAATCTTGTACAGCCTGTTCTGTCATACGAATAGGAGTACTATATGTTCTTTGATTATAAATAAGCACTTCCTCTGAAGCTAGTACACTTGCTCCATCAATGTAAGGGAAATCTTTATGAAGCTCTATATAACGTGCCCAACCTTCTGTAGATCCATTGATACCTGATGGACGACTTGGTGCTGATGGTACTGCTGACATTTCAACCATTGTCGCACCAGCTGCTTCAAGCTCCGAGAATTTATTCATTACTGCTTGTCCAGTATCATCAGTCGCAAATGTTGATACGAAGGATGCAGGAATATATCCTATTTTCTTACCTTGCAATGCATTAGCATCTAGTGATTCCTTCCAGTCAGCTGGACGCTTATTATCTGCATCGGCAGTCACTGTGAAAATATCCTGTGGATCCGTACCCGTTGTAGCATTTAACAGAATAGCTAGATCAGTTACTGTTTTAGCTATTGGACCTGCATAATCTTGTCCCCAAGTGAGTGGCATTACACCAGTAGCACTTGCCATACCGTCTGTCCCGCGGAAGTTAGTTAAGCTCGCACCTGTACTTGGTGCATATAGAGACACTCCTGTTTGCGATCCCATTGCTGCTGCTGCAAAATCAGCGGCAACAGATACTGCTGATCCTCCACTTGAACCAAAAGATGTTTTTGATGGATATAGTGCATTCCATGTTTGCATCCAACCACTCTCACTAAAACTTCCGCTATTAGCGAACTCAGAAGTATTTACTTTACCAATAATTATAGCTCCAGCTTCTCTTAGCTTAGCCACTTGGAATGCATCAGAACTTGGTCGCCAGCCTTCAAGAGCTTTTGTACCACCTGTAGTAGGCATATCCTTTGTATCATAAATATCTTTAATTGCAATTGGAATACCTAGCAGATCACCTGTTGCACCTGATGCACGAGCATTATCAGCAGCTTTCGCTTGCACAAGTGCAGTTTCAGATTCATGTAAGAATGCATGGAATCCTAATTGACCCTTATCGTATGCATTAATTCTATCTAAATATGCTTGAGTAATTTCTACAGAAGTCGTTTTACCATTAATCATATCCTGCTGCATTTCTGCAATTGATTTATTCGTAACATCATATGGGGATGAAGTCACGAATTCTTTCATTGTAGGAGCATCTGGAATAGCTAGCTTATCTCCAGTATCAAGCCCCTCTATACCAGATATATCCCAGTTGCTAATGGAAAGGATTTGTGCGTTGGTTAAACCAGTTACATCTAGCTGACTATTAAGTTCATCTAGCATAGTAACCATTTTTACTAACCCTTCCTCACCAGCTTCTCCAACTTGTACATAATTTACTAGAGATTTTGACTCACCTGGCTCAATACTTAATGTATTAATGAAACCATAGAAATTTGCATCATTTCCAGACTTAACTAACGGTGTTGTAAATGGATCCTTTTGCTGATTACCTAGTCCAGTTAATCCATTATCAAATGGATCTGGAGATCCAATTGCAATACCTACTGGCTTATTATTTCTAGCATCGCTATCTACGACAATCCAAGAATCATCCGTAGTTACATCTAGATCGTCAGAGGAGGTTGCCTTTATTTTTGCAGCATTAGTAGTAGTACCATACCCTAAAGATCCGCCGAAAGATACATCAACCGTTACAGCTTCACTATTTATATTCGTGAATGTATCAAAGAATCTAGTTCTATTAGTTACTCTATCAATGTACACCTCACGTGTAATTAATATATTTCCTAGATTTACAGATTGAGTCGAAATGAATTTATTAGTGCCATCGTATTTCAAGTTAAACCCACGCATCATTTGACCATTCATTAGCGAAGCCGAAGGTGATGACACTTTAACAAATATATTACCAAAGCCTTGTACTTGTGTATTCCCGACTGTACGCAAGCTTCCAGTGTCTAAACTAGGGGCAAAATTATCGTGAATTTCCCATACTGTTCCACTTTCTGAAGTTACTCGAGTTAAAGCATCAGCTGTTTGAAAAGGAATTACACCAGAAGCAATAACAGATAACGCTATTGAAGTAGCTATAACCTGCTTTTTACCCCAATTATTTTTTGCTGATGAATATTCAGAGCGAGTGGAACTAGAATGATTACTTTTAGATTTACGCAGACGTTTTAATTTACTCATTACGACTCATCTCCTTTTATTGTATGTAAGGAAATATAACATTATAGTATTTTTTCGTCAATAATTATAATTAACTTTTCTCTTAAATATTAATTTTCAAAGAAATAAAGCATTAAGTGTGATGTAATATAACATAGACTATCTCTATTCTAATAATATACCTAACCTTTAATGTTATATAGTTATATAATCTCATTATATCGAGTTACATTACCTCACATTTTTTTCATACTCTCACAGACAAAAAAATCAGACAAGCTCTCTCATAAGAGAAAACTTGTCTGATTTATTATCAGATTTACTCTACTGTTCCTTGGGTTACTCCATGAATATACGTGAGTGTAGGGGTATCCAGTGCCCCTTGCCCCGGATTATAAGTAAAAAAATACTCAAGAGTATCGCCAGATTGCAGATTATTTACCGAATAGGTATAATTACCATTTCCAATCGGTACCATAGCTACGTTCTGCTGTTGACCGTTATTTAACTTATAGTGTAGATCGGCAAAAGTTGCCCCATTTACATAAAATGTTATGTCATTGCCAATCTTCTTGAGTCCCCTAACCGCATCCCCGATGACTATAATTGTAGATGCTCCCGGTAGAACAGTAATAGCGGCGGTAGCAATTTTATTTCCATCAATTGTTGTAGCCGTGACCGTTGCCGTTCCTGCAGTAATCCCCGTCACTAACCCATTCTGACTCACTGAAGCCACACCAGCATTGGAAACAGTCCAAACTACCTGTTTGTTTGTCGCATTAGACGGCGCAACACTAGCAGTTAACTGTACATTCTGTCCGACTTCCACCTGTGCAGTAGTTTGATTTAATGTTACATCGGTAACGGACACGTTTTCCGTGTTTCCGTCACTTTCCTTATATACGCGTACATAATCCACCTGCATTGTTGCAGGAATATCAGCTGGATCTGGAGACAGAAGTCCATCAAAATATCCACCGATAGCTAGATTCATAATAATGTAGAAAGGCTCGTCAAAAGGTGCATTCGGATTATTAGGTGCGGCTGCAGAGTACCATTGATCATTAGTAACCTTAAAGAAGAACTTTCCATCTACATACCATTTAATGTTGTCCTCTTCCCAAATCATCGTATACACATGAAAATCATTTGCAAAGGTCTCACCTTCAGGGAAGTGATATTCACCTGCCAAATATCTATTCACAGGCCATTGACCGCCATAGTGTATTGCACCACTGGTAGTGCCTGGCAAACGCCCTTTCGCTTCCATAATATCTATTTCTCCAGATGCTGCCCATGCGCCATAAATTGAATCTTCCGGAAGCATCCACAGTGCTGGCCATACGCCATTACCTGTAGGCAATTTTGCACGAATGTCCACTCTACCATAATGAAGGGAAAGATGTCCTTTTGTATTGAGTTTGCCAGAAGAATATTGTGCATATCGGCTAGGATCTTGTGGGAATGATTTTGGCTCATTCAGAGCTCTTATATTCAGCTTACCATCCTGAACAAATACATTTTGATTACTATCTGTATAATGCGCTAACTCAGCATTTCCCCAACCCCAGCTATGGATATCGTCACTAATATAATAACCTGTTTCATAATTCCATTTGTTCATATCGAGTTCTGTTCCGTTAAACTCATCCTGCCAATTAAGCGTCATTCCATCAATGGCTGGATTGCTCGGCGTTCCAATTGTAATATCGTCATGATCGGTTACATCAGGGCGAGGAGCATCTGGATTGCCGATAAAGGTATAGTAAACAAAATTGCTACCGACACTCCCGCCTGATTGTCCATTTAGTGGATATCCAATTCGAATCTGCATATCCTCCTGTACAGGCTGAAACCAAAGTCCATAGATATAGTCTGCCCAATATCCCCATTGATTGGCATCTGACATGTTATTATAGCCGCTACCAGAGTATAAAAATCCACTTTGGCTAGAGTTACTCATGTCTACCCATTGTCCGTTTATATTAATCTGGTATACAAAATTTCCAAGCTCAGTACCTATTGGTGCACCTCCGTCAATCTTAGGTAGAGGTACCCCTATGACGCCATTATTATCTGCCGTGAAGCTCGTTCCATCATACGGTGTAATGACATATGAGTTTCTTACTGGGACGTTAAAGTTAATTGTATAAATAACGCTAGCTGATGAAGTTTTTGATTCTAACTTTACATTCATAGACTCCGTTACTGTAAACCAGAAGCCGCCACCACCTTCAGTAAATTGACCAAAGTTGTTATCATAGATCCAGCCGCTAGCTGCGTTATTTTCTAAATCAATCCATGTGCTGCTGTTTACAGGTTTTATATACACTTTCAAATCCTCAGCTACAGCTGCATAAGGGATTGCAGGATCATTGTTGAACATCGGATAAGTAAAACCTGCTCCACCTGTAAAGCCGGCTGTAATCTGCGACCCTTGTGTAGATGTCATAGCAGTGATCGTTGTTTTGTTAATATTTTGGAACGCAAGTGTGTAATCAAGTTTAACTCCATTTGCCTTGGAGAAAAGCTGAATTTCTGTCGTTGTGGAGAGGGTAAACCAATAACCATTCATCCCTCCGTCGCTCCAGTGTCCCCAG includes:
- the nspC gene encoding carboxynorspermidine decarboxylase gives rise to the protein MRFEELPTPCFVVDEALIEKNLNILSGVIERTGAKILLAQKAFSMTAMYPLIGKYLSGTTASGLFEARLGHEEMGKENHVFAPAYREDEIEEIIAICDHIIFNSFSQLEKYKAKALAAGRKIGVRINPECSTQEGHEIYDPCAIGSRFGVKLEDFRPDLLDGVSGLHFHTLCQQNSDDLETTLNAVEDRFGPWLSQMEWINFGGGHHITREDYDIPRLEACIARMQQKYDLEVYLEPGEAIALNAGYMVTSVLDMNKNGIEIAIVDTSATCHMPDVLEMPYRPPLFGSGEAGEKPYTYRLGGPTCLTGDVIGDYSFDQPLQIGDRLVFGDMAIYSMVKTNTFNGMPLPAIALQDKDGNCRVVREFGYEDFKMRLA
- the splB gene encoding spore photoproduct lyase, with protein sequence MVKPFVPQLVYVEPRALEYPLGRELITKFDNMGIEIRETTSHNQIRNLPGDNDFQKYRNAKSTLVVGVRKTLKFDTSKPSAEYAIPFATGCMGHCHYCYLQTTMGSKPYIRTYVNLDDIFEAANQYMKERAPEITRFEASCTSDIVGIDHLTHSLKRAIEFFGESELGRLRFVTKFAHVDHLLDAKHNGRTRFRFSMNDDYIIKNFEPGTSRQSERMEAARKVGEAGYPLGFIIAPIYLHEGWKEGYKVMFERLESVLSDSAKKDLTFELIQHRFTKPAKNVIEKNYPMTKLELDETKRKWKWGRYGIGKYVYTDQEQEDIKETLGGYINHYFPQSTIEYFT
- a CDS encoding transcriptional regulator, with the protein product MLNVIQPGQIVYVIIRNPHVQGVANVQEAAVVMDPNSPGNLSLFIYETYYPLNDEFAIYQSASEAEEAYRDSFGFTDMEGYYG
- a CDS encoding sigma-70 family RNA polymerase sigma factor; translation: MEDQGIVHLYLQRSQQALLETKNKYGAYCKAIARNILSNYSDIEECENDTYLAAWNAIPPNMPRKFSVFLGRIARNIALDKYGYNTAKKRNREFEVILTELEECLASPNTVETEYEAGEIAHLINHFLYTIDEQTRNLFIRRYWYSDSIKNISKMFNMSNSKVKSTLFRTRNKLRDYLLKEGINL
- a CDS encoding amidase family protein gives rise to the protein MSKLKRLRKSKSNHSSSTRSEYSSAKNNWGKKQVIATSIALSVIASGVIPFQTADALTRVTSESGTVWEIHDNFAPSLDTGSLRTVGNTQVQGFGNIFVKVSSPSASLMNGQMMRGFNLKYDGTNKFISTQSVNLGNILITREVYIDRVTNRTRFFDTFTNINSEAVTVDVSFGGSLGYGTTTNAAKIKATSSDDLDVTTDDSWIVVDSDARNNKPVGIAIGSPDPFDNGLTGLGNQQKDPFTTPLVKSGNDANFYGFINTLSIEPGESKSLVNYVQVGEAGEEGLVKMVTMLDELNSQLDVTGLTNAQILSISNWDISGIEGLDTGDKLAIPDAPTMKEFVTSSPYDVTNKSIAEMQQDMINGKTTSVEITQAYLDRINAYDKGQLGFHAFLHESETALVQAKAADNARASGATGDLLGIPIAIKDIYDTKDMPTTGGTKALEGWRPSSDAFQVAKLREAGAIIIGKVNTSEFANSGSFSESGWMQTWNALYPSKTSFGSSGGSAVSVAADFAAAAMGSQTGVSLYAPSTGASLTNFRGTDGMASATGVMPLTWGQDYAGPIAKTVTDLAILLNATTGTDPQDIFTVTADADNKRPADWKESLDANALQGKKIGYIPASFVSTFATDDTGQAVMNKFSELEAAGATMVEMSAVPSAPSRPSGINGSTEGWARYIELHKDFPYIDGASVLASEEVLIYNQRTYSTPIRMTEQAVQDYIKYRTDYKDVIKGWMDENGVDAVVYAGFISDVYNNDAAASQLSSDRGTGVLTSNVGLPTVVVPVGTNASGYSISMQLVGRAWDDAKILGMGYALEQQSQARLHSTFVPALRYVSGPGTDNGGVTPPTPTPTPTPTPVPTDKPEVVSFVDTTDHWAKASIDVLITEGLLNGYSDGTFRPDSGLTRAEAIKVITTYLGLEGQVSSFTDVTSNHWANTYIGAAAQSGLMNGYSDGSFRPDEKMSRGELAALITRAFKLTGTGNTSFKDVNGNAWFYEYIDALASNKIITGYADSTFKPEKDITRAEFATVIARLLETLKS
- a CDS encoding family 16 glycosylhydrolase gives rise to the protein MNLKREQYTDKWFKQRVLSLFLVVVMLSSVGLLPTSKVQTAEAAASTVSSMAYFSAADGPVISKSGVGSASYGFVMPIFNGGSATWEDVSNDLGVNVKVNGNWVDIDSVGGFIYNQNWGHWSDGGMNGYWFTLSTTTEIQLFSKANGVKLDYTLAFQNINKTTITAMTSTQGSQITAGFTGGAGFTYPMFNNDPAIPYAAVAEDLKVYIKPVNSSTWIDLENNAASGWIYDNNFGQFTEGGGGFWFTVTESMNVKLESKTSSASVIYTINFNVPVRNSYVITPYDGTSFTADNNGVIGVPLPKIDGGAPIGTELGNFVYQININGQWVDMSNSSQSGFLYSGSGYNNMSDANQWGYWADYIYGLWFQPVQEDMQIRIGYPLNGQSGGSVGSNFVYYTFIGNPDAPRPDVTDHDDITIGTPSNPAIDGMTLNWQDEFNGTELDMNKWNYETGYYISDDIHSWGWGNAELAHYTDSNQNVFVQDGKLNIRALNEPKSFPQDPSRYAQYSSGKLNTKGHLSLHYGRVDIRAKLPTGNGVWPALWMLPEDSIYGAWAASGEIDIMEAKGRLPGTTSGAIHYGGQWPVNRYLAGEYHFPEGETFANDFHVYTMIWEEDNIKWYVDGKFFFKVTNDQWYSAAAPNNPNAPFDEPFYIIMNLAIGGYFDGLLSPDPADIPATMQVDYVRVYKESDGNTENVSVTDVTLNQTTAQVEVGQNVQLTASVAPSNATNKQVVWTVSNAGVASVSQNGLVTGITAGTATVTATTIDGNKIATAAITVLPGASTIIVIGDAVRGLKKIGNDITFYVNGATFADLHYKLNNGQQQNVAMVPIGNGNYTYSVNNLQSGDTLEYFFTYNPGQGALDTPTLTYIHGVTQGTVE